A genomic stretch from Patescibacteria group bacterium includes:
- a CDS encoding asparagine--tRNA ligase: MTSTTVSEIGAHVGQEIELKGWAYNFRSSGKIFFLQFRDGTGRVQVVYSKAALSQEQWAILESIRLESSVIVTGTVKPDRAGTGFELDGTSFKAIQIAPDDYPIGKKDHGPDFLHDQRHLWLRSEKQWAIQRVRNTIINSTFAYLNEQGFIKIDSPILTPNACEGTTELFEMDYFELGKAYLSQSGQLYLEAAVMSVGRCFDFGPVFRAEKSKTRRHLTEFWMMDAEAAFVEHEGNLAIQEGLICRIVADVLAKNAHELKILERDVEPLKKVQAPFVRMTHAEAVKKLRELGSDIGDMDDLGADDETILTKQYDRPIFVEKYPAVVKAFYMKRDPADPTRVLNADLLAPEGYGEIIGGSQREDDHDALLARIREHALPVDQFQWYLDLRKYGSVPHSGFGYGLERIVGWICGVQHIRETIPFPRLINRLTP, from the coding sequence ATGACCTCGACGACCGTCTCCGAAATCGGCGCTCACGTTGGCCAAGAAATCGAGCTTAAAGGCTGGGCGTACAACTTCCGCTCCAGCGGGAAGATTTTCTTTTTGCAGTTCCGCGACGGGACCGGGCGCGTGCAGGTCGTCTATTCCAAGGCGGCGCTTTCGCAAGAGCAGTGGGCGATCCTTGAGAGCATCCGCCTGGAGTCGTCGGTCATCGTCACGGGGACGGTGAAGCCGGATCGTGCCGGGACCGGGTTTGAACTTGACGGGACCTCCTTCAAGGCAATCCAAATCGCGCCGGACGATTATCCGATCGGCAAGAAGGACCACGGGCCGGATTTCCTCCACGACCAGCGCCACCTGTGGCTGCGCAGCGAGAAGCAGTGGGCGATCCAGCGCGTGCGCAACACGATCATCAATTCTACTTTCGCTTATCTCAACGAGCAGGGATTCATCAAGATCGATTCGCCGATCCTCACACCGAACGCGTGCGAAGGGACGACCGAGCTTTTCGAAATGGATTACTTCGAGCTCGGCAAGGCGTACTTGTCGCAGTCAGGGCAGCTGTATCTTGAAGCTGCCGTGATGAGCGTCGGGCGCTGCTTCGACTTCGGGCCGGTGTTCCGCGCCGAGAAATCGAAGACGCGCCGGCACCTCACCGAGTTTTGGATGATGGACGCCGAGGCCGCATTCGTGGAGCACGAGGGGAACCTCGCCATCCAGGAAGGGCTCATATGCCGCATCGTTGCGGACGTGCTCGCGAAGAATGCGCACGAGCTCAAGATCTTGGAGCGTGACGTCGAGCCGCTCAAGAAGGTGCAGGCCCCGTTCGTGCGCATGACGCATGCCGAGGCGGTGAAGAAGCTGCGCGAGCTGGGCAGCGACATCGGCGACATGGACGATTTGGGCGCCGACGACGAGACGATCCTCACCAAGCAGTACGACCGCCCCATCTTCGTGGAAAAGTACCCGGCCGTCGTGAAGGCGTTCTACATGAAGCGGGACCCGGCCGATCCCACGCGCGTGCTCAACGCCGACCTGCTCGCGCCCGAAGGCTACGGCGAGATCATCGGCGGGAGCCAGCGCGAGGACGACCACGACGCTTTGCTCGCCCGCATCAGGGAGCACGCGCTGCCCGTCGACCAATTCCAGTGGTATCTCGACCTGCGCAAGTACGGCTCGGTCCCGCACAGCGGCTTCGGCTACGGCCTCGAGCGCATCGTGGGCTGGATCTGCGGAGTGCAGCACATCCGCGAGACCATCCCGTTCCCGAGGCTCATTAACCGACTCACCCCGTAA
- the recO gene encoding DNA repair protein RecO, which yields MATLFRTTGVVLSRRDHREADRWYSAFTDGYGKVEFLARGGHKPLAKLTPHLEMPAEIDLLLVDGRQYFTVAASDRVRAFSNLYTDPGKLTLVSGALHLVDIGTKPHEADPVLYDELKRFLSAVDEAPALSAERAGFLLAAFALKLLAIIGYRPELANCLACKDALRPGSYRWYAPKGGVVCDGCATRDASQWFAARPMKDETLKLIRFALAERFEHQLRPHLPADTLEAFHEAVESLIISHFPTIPANSLRAACIV from the coding sequence ATGGCCACCCTCTTTCGGACAACCGGCGTCGTGCTTTCGCGGCGGGACCACCGGGAAGCCGATCGGTGGTATTCGGCGTTCACGGACGGGTACGGGAAGGTGGAGTTTTTGGCGCGCGGCGGGCACAAGCCGCTTGCGAAGTTGACGCCGCACCTTGAGATGCCAGCCGAGATCGACCTGTTACTGGTCGACGGGCGGCAATATTTCACCGTGGCCGCGTCGGATCGCGTGCGTGCGTTCTCGAATCTGTACACCGACCCCGGCAAGCTCACGCTCGTTTCCGGCGCATTGCACCTGGTGGACATCGGCACCAAGCCGCACGAGGCCGATCCGGTGCTCTACGACGAACTCAAGCGATTCCTTTCGGCCGTGGACGAGGCGCCGGCGCTCTCCGCCGAACGCGCCGGGTTCCTGCTCGCCGCGTTCGCGCTCAAGCTTCTCGCCATCATCGGCTACCGTCCCGAGCTCGCCAACTGCCTCGCGTGCAAGGACGCGCTGCGCCCCGGCTCCTACCGCTGGTACGCCCCCAAAGGCGGCGTGGTGTGCGACGGGTGCGCCACGCGCGACGCCTCGCAATGGTTCGCCGCCCGGCCCATGAAGGACGAGACGCTCAAGCTCATCCGCTTCGCGCTTGCCGAACGGTTCGAGCACCAGCTGCGCCCGCACCTCCCCGCCGACACGCTTGAGGCGTTCCACGAGGCCGTGGAAAGCCTCATCATCTCCCATTTCCCGACGATTCCAGCGAACTCCCTCCGCGCCGCGTGCATTGTCTAA
- the ruvX gene encoding Holliday junction resolvase RuvX — protein MRILGIDYGDKKIGLAFGDSTVGVAVPLDVVPNRGEETIRVFAKRVSAEDIDMIVVGVPLSTGGHHSSAQLDKTRAFIKALEGAISIPVVEEDESYTTAESIRLQREEGSDAEEDALAAMLIVQQYLGRRIERT, from the coding sequence ATGAGGATCCTCGGCATCGATTACGGCGACAAGAAGATCGGGCTCGCGTTCGGGGACAGCACCGTAGGTGTCGCTGTGCCGCTCGACGTGGTGCCGAACCGTGGGGAGGAGACGATCCGCGTCTTCGCGAAGCGGGTCAGTGCGGAGGATATCGACATGATCGTCGTCGGGGTCCCACTTTCGACCGGCGGGCATCACAGCTCGGCGCAGCTCGACAAGACGCGCGCGTTCATCAAAGCCCTTGAGGGAGCTATCTCGATTCCCGTTGTCGAAGAAGACGAAAGTTATACGACGGCCGAAAGCATCCGTCTCCAGCGCGAAGAGGGGTCGGACGCGGAAGAGGATGCGCTCGCGGCGATGCTCATCGTGCAGCAGTATTTGGGCCGGCGGATCGAACGCACCTAG
- the map gene encoding type I methionyl aminopeptidase encodes MSMTKTPEEIEKLRRGGALLSRALKAAVDAVKPGAVVKDIDAVAEKVIRDGGGTPSFLGYQNDKDDPPFPSTVCVSINAEVVHGLGNRDLTLKEGDVVGLDIGCWFEGLCTDMAVTVPVGKVDAAAAKLIRVTRQALMDAVAAVKVGGEIEDVARAVERSVGPHGYGIVRALTGHGVGHKVHEAPHVPNFTSPHHPKVKIKEGMVLALEPMLGEGDYRVKTADDGWAVVMADGKRGSHFEVTIVVTKDGPEIITPLPV; translated from the coding sequence ATGTCCATGACCAAGACCCCGGAAGAGATCGAGAAACTGCGCCGGGGCGGGGCGCTGCTTTCGCGCGCATTGAAGGCGGCGGTGGATGCCGTGAAGCCGGGGGCCGTTGTGAAAGACATCGACGCGGTCGCGGAGAAGGTGATCCGTGACGGGGGAGGGACGCCGTCGTTCCTTGGCTATCAGAATGACAAGGACGACCCGCCATTCCCGAGTACGGTGTGCGTATCCATCAATGCGGAAGTGGTGCACGGCCTGGGGAACCGCGACCTCACGCTCAAGGAAGGCGACGTGGTGGGGCTCGACATCGGGTGCTGGTTTGAGGGGCTGTGCACGGACATGGCCGTCACGGTTCCGGTCGGGAAGGTGGACGCGGCGGCGGCGAAGCTGATTCGCGTGACGCGTCAGGCGCTCATGGACGCGGTCGCGGCCGTGAAGGTCGGCGGGGAGATCGAAGACGTCGCCCGCGCGGTGGAGAGGTCCGTGGGCCCGCACGGGTATGGGATCGTGCGCGCGCTCACGGGCCACGGCGTGGGCCACAAGGTGCACGAGGCGCCGCACGTGCCGAATTTCACGAGCCCGCACCACCCCAAGGTGAAGATCAAGGAGGGGATGGTGCTTGCGCTCGAGCCGATGCTTGGCGAAGGCGACTACCGCGTGAAGACCGCCGACGACGGTTGGGCCGTGGTGATGGCGGATGGCAAGCGCGGATCGCACTTTGAGGTGACGATCGTCGTCACAAAGGATGGGCCGGAAATCATCACGCCGTTGCCCGTATGA
- a CDS encoding nucleoside monophosphate kinase: protein MNAPLKILLLGPQGSGKGTQAKLVARELGIPAFSMGQLLRDEIATGSALGKEIDAIIAPGNLVSDQTAARVLRKRLGQSDVKNGYLLDGYPRSKEQAKAFTFDKPTHVVVIEVPKEESLRRLSGRLTCFTCGTVYSMKDGRKPGDACECGGRMDVRKDDTPEAIEKRLRIYEEETEPLIAVYGGQGLVRRIDGVGEVEEIHNRIVKAIDR from the coding sequence ATGAATGCCCCCCTCAAAATCCTCCTGCTCGGCCCGCAAGGAAGCGGCAAAGGGACCCAAGCCAAGCTCGTCGCCCGCGAGCTCGGGATCCCGGCGTTCAGCATGGGGCAGCTGTTGCGCGACGAGATCGCCACCGGCTCGGCGCTCGGCAAGGAAATCGACGCCATCATCGCCCCCGGCAACCTGGTGAGCGACCAGACCGCGGCGCGCGTACTGCGCAAGCGTCTCGGCCAGTCGGATGTCAAGAACGGGTATCTTCTCGACGGCTATCCGCGAAGCAAGGAGCAGGCCAAGGCGTTCACCTTCGACAAGCCCACGCACGTGGTCGTCATCGAGGTCCCGAAAGAGGAATCGTTGCGCCGCCTGTCCGGTCGGTTGACCTGTTTCACATGCGGCACCGTGTACAGCATGAAGGACGGCCGCAAGCCGGGCGACGCCTGCGAATGCGGCGGTCGCATGGATGTGCGCAAGGACGACACGCCAGAGGCCATCGAGAAGCGCCTCAGGATCTACGAAGAAGAGACCGAACCGCTCATCGCGGTGTATGGCGGCCAAGGGCTGGTGCGCCGCATCGACGGGGTCGGCGAGGTCGAGGAGATCCACAATCGCATCGTGAAGGCAATCGATCGGTAG
- the secY gene encoding preprotein translocase subunit SecY, which translates to MLPIRRIWKSPEVRKSLLFVFALLVVTRFAAHVPVPGVNPDALTSLASGNQLFGLLNLVSGGTLTNFSVVALGVGPYITASIIFQLLAMIVPSMEEMQKEEQGRARINRWTRLLTVPLAFLQGYSLILLFGSQASGQAIFTDSTAFTVVLAITAMTAGTVFLMWLGELISEKNVGNGISIIIFSGIIAGLPSGLSQAFATYDRSQLVTVLGFAAVVVVTVVAIVVMNEAVRKIPVQYARQMRGSRLAGAVSSFLPLKLNLGGVIPIIFAISMILFPTTLAQFFVNATTPAVREAAQWIIRMFENQTVYATTFAVLVFAFTFFYASVIFHPDRVAENLQKQGGFIPGIRPGVPTAQYLGWITNRLLLAGATFLAIVAVLPNVVQATSGNASLIIGGTSVLIVVSVVIDTVKQIEAQLTMREYEL; encoded by the coding sequence ATGCTTCCCATCCGCCGCATCTGGAAATCCCCCGAGGTCCGCAAGAGCCTCCTGTTCGTGTTCGCGCTGCTCGTGGTGACACGGTTCGCCGCGCACGTGCCGGTGCCGGGGGTGAACCCGGACGCGCTCACGAGCCTCGCGAGCGGCAACCAGCTGTTCGGGCTCCTGAACCTCGTCTCCGGCGGCACGCTCACGAACTTTTCCGTGGTCGCCCTCGGGGTGGGCCCGTACATCACCGCGTCCATCATCTTCCAGCTCCTCGCGATGATCGTCCCGAGCATGGAGGAGATGCAGAAGGAGGAGCAGGGACGCGCGCGCATCAACCGCTGGACCCGCCTGCTCACCGTGCCGCTCGCGTTCCTCCAGGGGTACAGCCTCATCCTCCTGTTCGGCTCCCAGGCCTCCGGCCAGGCCATCTTCACCGACAGCACGGCGTTCACCGTTGTGCTCGCCATCACGGCCATGACCGCCGGCACGGTGTTCCTCATGTGGCTCGGGGAGCTCATTTCCGAGAAGAACGTCGGCAACGGCATTTCGATCATCATCTTTTCCGGCATCATCGCCGGGCTTCCGAGCGGGCTTTCGCAGGCGTTCGCCACGTACGACCGTTCGCAGCTCGTCACCGTCCTCGGGTTCGCGGCCGTGGTCGTGGTCACCGTGGTCGCCATCGTGGTGATGAACGAGGCGGTACGCAAGATCCCGGTGCAATACGCGCGCCAGATGCGCGGCAGCCGGCTCGCCGGCGCGGTCTCAAGCTTCCTCCCGCTCAAGCTGAACCTCGGCGGCGTGATCCCGATCATCTTCGCCATCTCGATGATCCTGTTCCCGACCACGCTCGCCCAGTTCTTCGTGAACGCCACCACCCCGGCCGTGCGCGAGGCCGCCCAGTGGATCATACGCATGTTCGAGAACCAGACGGTGTACGCGACGACGTTCGCGGTCCTCGTGTTCGCCTTCACCTTCTTCTACGCGAGCGTGATCTTCCATCCGGACCGCGTGGCGGAGAACCTCCAGAAGCAAGGCGGGTTCATCCCGGGCATCCGTCCGGGGGTTCCGACCGCCCAGTATCTCGGGTGGATCACCAACCGCCTGCTGCTCGCCGGCGCCACGTTCCTTGCCATCGTCGCCGTATTGCCGAACGTCGTCCAGGCGACCAGCGGGAACGCGAGCCTGATCATCGGCGGCACCTCGGTGCTCATCGTGGTCTCGGTCGTGATCGACACGGTGAAGCAGATCGAGGCGCAGCTGACGATGAGGGAGTACGAGCTGTAA
- the rplO gene encoding 50S ribosomal protein L15, which yields MSMTLHSIKPEKGSRRAGKRVGRGLSKGGTYSGRGAKGQRARAGGKAGLKLMGLRRIMMRIPKRRGFKSLAREVEAVNVSDLARAFADGSKVTPAFLCKKGLISSPTAPAKVLGDGKIGIALTLSGLAVSAGARAKIEKAGGSILN from the coding sequence ATGTCGATGACCCTGCATTCCATCAAGCCTGAGAAGGGTTCCCGCCGCGCTGGCAAGCGCGTGGGCCGCGGCCTGTCCAAAGGCGGCACGTATTCAGGTCGGGGCGCCAAGGGTCAGCGCGCCCGCGCCGGCGGCAAGGCCGGGCTCAAGCTCATGGGGCTGCGCCGCATCATGATGCGCATCCCGAAGCGCCGCGGGTTCAAGAGCCTCGCGCGAGAGGTGGAAGCCGTGAACGTCTCCGACCTCGCCCGCGCCTTCGCGGACGGCTCCAAGGTGACGCCGGCCTTCCTGTGCAAGAAGGGACTCATCTCCTCGCCGACCGCTCCCGCGAAGGTGCTCGGCGACGGGAAGATCGGCATCGCCCTCACCCTGTCCGGCCTCGCGGTGTCCGCCGGCGCCAGGGCGAAGATCGAGAAGGCGGGCGGCAGCATCTTGAACTGA
- a CDS encoding 50S ribosomal protein L18, with protein sequence MTNLIAKKRASAMRRAARVRAVVRGTKEAPRLTVKRSAKHVYVQLIDDGAGRTLCAASDRDVSAKGGSASGGKEHMKPVEVARAVGKALGEKAKALGVTMAVFDRGSYRYHGRVAALADGAREAGLNF encoded by the coding sequence ATGACCAACCTCATTGCGAAGAAACGCGCTTCCGCCATGCGCCGCGCCGCCCGGGTGCGTGCCGTGGTGCGCGGCACCAAGGAAGCTCCGCGCCTCACGGTGAAGCGCAGCGCCAAGCACGTGTACGTGCAGCTCATCGACGACGGGGCCGGCCGCACCCTTTGTGCCGCTTCCGATCGCGACGTGTCCGCCAAAGGCGGATCCGCCTCCGGCGGAAAGGAACATATGAAGCCGGTCGAGGTCGCCCGCGCGGTGGGGAAGGCCCTTGGCGAGAAGGCAAAGGCGCTCGGCGTCACCATGGCCGTGTTTGACCGCGGGAGCTACCGTTATCACGGCCGCGTGGCCGCACTTGCCGACGGCGCCCGCGAAGCCGGATTGAATTTCTAA
- a CDS encoding 50S ribosomal protein L6 — MSRVGKKPIPVPEAVTVTIDGQQVCVKGPLGELRATVHPAVSVTLAEGGKAVELTVKDQEDVFERSLWGTWRANIANMVVGVTAGFTKALEVNGVGFRVTLSGKKLVLALGFSHDIDFPIPEGITAKVEKNVITLSGPDKIQVGEIAAQIRSLKKPEPYKGKGIKYLDETIRRKAGKAAGKAAE; from the coding sequence ATGTCCCGCGTCGGCAAGAAACCCATCCCCGTCCCCGAGGCTGTCACGGTGACGATCGACGGCCAGCAGGTCTGCGTGAAGGGGCCTCTGGGCGAGCTTCGCGCCACCGTGCACCCGGCCGTGTCCGTGACCCTCGCGGAGGGCGGGAAAGCCGTGGAGCTCACGGTGAAGGACCAGGAGGACGTCTTTGAGCGCTCCCTCTGGGGGACCTGGCGCGCCAACATCGCCAACATGGTGGTAGGCGTCACGGCCGGGTTCACCAAGGCGCTCGAAGTGAACGGCGTCGGCTTCCGCGTGACCCTTTCCGGCAAGAAGCTCGTCCTTGCGCTCGGGTTCAGCCACGACATCGATTTCCCGATCCCGGAAGGGATCACCGCCAAGGTGGAGAAGAACGTGATCACCCTGAGCGGGCCTGATAAGATCCAGGTGGGAGAGATCGCGGCCCAGATCCGCTCCTTGAAGAAGCCGGAGCCGTACAAGGGCAAAGGGATCAAGTACTTGGACGAGACGATCCGCCGCAAGGCCGGAAAGGCCGCGGGCAAGGCCGCCGAATAA
- a CDS encoding 30S ribosomal protein S8, with protein MITDPVSDMLTRLRNALAVRRDVVELPHSNLKEAIANILKREGYLSSVEKTGQVPHAMIRVALAYEHDRPRLRTLRRVSKPGSRVYMKTGEIRPVMSGMGISIISTPNGLMTNREARSRRLGGEVICEIS; from the coding sequence ATGATCACCGACCCCGTTTCCGACATGCTCACCCGGCTGCGCAACGCGCTTGCCGTGCGTCGCGACGTCGTGGAGCTGCCGCACTCAAACCTCAAGGAGGCCATCGCGAACATCCTCAAGCGCGAAGGGTACCTGTCCTCGGTCGAGAAGACCGGGCAGGTCCCGCATGCGATGATCCGCGTGGCGCTCGCCTACGAGCACGACCGTCCGCGCCTGCGCACGCTGCGGCGCGTGAGCAAGCCCGGAAGCCGCGTGTACATGAAGACCGGCGAGATCCGCCCGGTGATGTCCGGCATGGGCATCTCCATCATTTCCACCCCCAACGGCCTCATGACGAACCGCGAAGCGCGCTCCCGCCGGCTCGGCGGCGAGGTGATTTGCGAAATTTCCTGA
- a CDS encoding type Z 30S ribosomal protein S14 has product MATKNQVAKSARKPKFTTRVVNRCWRCGRKRAFMRQFALCRICFRELANRGEIPGVTKASW; this is encoded by the coding sequence ATGGCCACGAAAAACCAGGTCGCCAAGTCCGCCCGCAAGCCGAAGTTCACCACGCGCGTGGTGAACCGCTGCTGGCGCTGCGGGCGCAAGCGCGCGTTCATGCGCCAGTTCGCCTTGTGCCGCATCTGCTTCCGCGAGCTCGCGAACCGCGGGGAAATCCCCGGGGTGACGAAGGCCAGCTGGTAA
- a CDS encoding 50S ribosomal protein L5, protein MALKEHYKTVAIPALRQAFGYKNVHAVPAITKVTLNVGLSKGLKDAKFLETAESTLRRITGQQPVKTKARISISNFKIREGMVIGMKVTLRGARMWDFLEKLIKVSIPRMRDFRGLPERGFDGQGNYTMGFKEHIAFPEIRSDEIEVVHGLQVTIGTSAKTKPEALALLKALGMPIEEKNA, encoded by the coding sequence ATGGCATTGAAAGAACACTACAAGACCGTCGCGATCCCGGCCCTGCGCCAGGCGTTCGGGTACAAGAACGTGCATGCGGTGCCCGCAATCACCAAGGTCACCCTCAACGTCGGATTGAGCAAGGGGCTCAAGGACGCCAAGTTCCTGGAGACCGCCGAGTCCACGCTGCGGCGCATCACCGGGCAGCAGCCGGTAAAGACCAAGGCCCGCATCTCCATCTCCAACTTCAAGATCCGGGAGGGGATGGTGATCGGGATGAAGGTGACCCTGCGCGGCGCGCGCATGTGGGATTTCCTGGAGAAGCTCATCAAGGTTTCCATCCCGCGCATGCGCGACTTCCGCGGCCTGCCGGAGAGGGGATTCGACGGCCAGGGCAACTACACGATGGGGTTCAAGGAGCACATCGCGTTCCCGGAGATCCGCAGCGACGAGATCGAGGTGGTGCACGGGCTGCAAGTGACGATCGGCACCAGCGCGAAGACGAAGCCCGAGGCCCTGGCGCTCCTGAAAGCGCTCGGGATGCCCATCGAGGAGAAGAACGCCTAA
- the rplX gene encoding 50S ribosomal protein L24: protein MKLKTTDIVRVIAGKDKGKQGKVLQVFPSLNRVVVEGVNLATRHLRGNRASGGKGQKIQFPSPLHASNVMVVGKGGKTGRVGYKFLETAGKRTKVRVLRTKGGTEDIG from the coding sequence ATGAAACTCAAGACCACAGACATCGTCCGCGTGATTGCGGGAAAGGACAAGGGCAAGCAGGGCAAGGTCCTGCAAGTGTTCCCGTCGCTCAATCGCGTGGTGGTCGAGGGCGTGAACCTCGCCACGCGTCACCTGCGCGGCAACCGCGCCTCCGGCGGGAAAGGCCAGAAGATCCAGTTCCCCTCGCCGCTCCACGCCTCCAACGTGATGGTGGTCGGGAAGGGCGGGAAGACGGGCCGCGTCGGCTACAAGTTCCTCGAGACCGCCGGCAAGCGGACGAAGGTGCGCGTCCTTCGGACGAAGGGCGGAACGGAGGATATCGGCTAA
- a CDS encoding 50S ribosomal protein L14, which yields MVQHRTMLKVADNTGAKKLQVIRVRGGYKKDVAGIGDVVNAVVKEAAPHGTVKKSDVVHVVIVRAHKETRRKDGTYIRFDENAGVIVDPKTKDPKGTRIFGPVARELRARGFGKIISLATEVL from the coding sequence ATGGTGCAACATCGCACAATGCTGAAAGTGGCCGACAACACCGGGGCGAAGAAGCTCCAGGTGATCCGCGTGCGCGGCGGGTACAAGAAGGACGTGGCCGGCATCGGCGACGTGGTGAACGCCGTCGTCAAGGAAGCCGCGCCTCACGGCACCGTCAAGAAGAGCGACGTGGTGCACGTGGTGATCGTGCGCGCCCATAAGGAGACGCGCCGCAAGGACGGCACCTACATCCGCTTCGACGAGAACGCCGGCGTCATCGTCGACCCGAAGACCAAGGACCCCAAGGGGACGCGCATTTTCGGGCCGGTGGCGCGCGAGCTGCGCGCCCGCGGATTCGGGAAGATCATCTCGCTCGCCACGGAAGTGCTCTAG
- a CDS encoding 30S ribosomal protein S17: MEHPQKTTARTFVGTVVSDKMDKTIVVRVDRTVVHPKYGKRYVQSRKFKVHDEGNVHKAGETVSFVETRPLSRDKRWRVINKA; the protein is encoded by the coding sequence ATGGAACATCCTCAAAAGACCACGGCCCGCACGTTCGTCGGGACGGTCGTCTCGGACAAGATGGACAAGACCATCGTCGTCCGGGTGGACCGCACCGTCGTGCACCCCAAATACGGCAAGCGCTACGTGCAAAGCCGGAAGTTCAAGGTGCACGACGAGGGGAACGTCCACAAGGCCGGGGAGACCGTCTCGTTCGTGGAGACCCGCCCGCTCAGCCGCGACAAGCGGTGGCGCGTGATCAACAAGGCCTGA
- a CDS encoding 50S ribosomal protein L16, which produces MLIPKKVKHRKWHKGRARGKRVATRKIRLAFGSWGLKAMDEAWVSSRQIEAARRAMTRAMKRGGKLWIRIFPDKPVTTKGAEMPMGKGKGAVDHYVAIVRPGTVMFEMDGVTSEVAREAMELARHKLPMKTRVVTRDVL; this is translated from the coding sequence ATGCTTATCCCCAAAAAAGTAAAGCATCGCAAGTGGCACAAGGGCCGCGCGCGCGGCAAGCGCGTCGCGACCCGCAAGATCCGCCTCGCGTTCGGTTCGTGGGGGCTCAAGGCCATGGACGAGGCGTGGGTGAGCTCGCGCCAGATCGAGGCGGCGCGCCGCGCCATGACCCGCGCGATGAAGCGCGGCGGCAAGCTGTGGATCCGCATCTTCCCCGACAAGCCGGTCACCACCAAGGGGGCCGAGATGCCGATGGGCAAGGGGAAGGGCGCGGTGGACCATTACGTGGCCATCGTCCGCCCGGGCACCGTCATGTTCGAGATGGACGGCGTCACGAGCGAGGTGGCGCGCGAGGCCATGGAGCTCGCGCGGCACAAGCTCCCGATGAAGACCCGCGTCGTCACCCGCGACGTCCTCTAG
- a CDS encoding 30S ribosomal protein S3 yields the protein MGHKVHPKSFRLAVTKDWDATWFASKDAFRQNLREDVSIRRFLKKALKDALVDRIVIDRSRGILAVNVHAGKPGIVIGRGGAGIEELVKKIKGEFFRGRKVNLTVNVKEIAQPSLSASLIGQQIAADIEKRMPFRRSMKMAIERVLKSGAEGVKITIGGRLNGAEIARVETLASGKIPLHNLRADIDFARETAYTIYGTIGIKVWVNRGEKFAAKTAAQAEARAA from the coding sequence ATGGGTCACAAAGTCCATCCGAAATCCTTCCGGCTCGCCGTCACCAAGGACTGGGACGCCACGTGGTTCGCGTCCAAGGACGCGTTCCGCCAGAACCTCCGCGAGGACGTCTCCATCCGCCGCTTCCTGAAGAAGGCGCTCAAGGACGCGCTGGTCGACCGCATCGTGATCGACCGCAGCCGCGGCATCCTTGCCGTCAACGTCCATGCGGGGAAGCCCGGCATCGTCATCGGCCGCGGCGGCGCCGGCATCGAGGAGCTCGTGAAGAAGATCAAGGGAGAGTTCTTCCGCGGCCGCAAGGTGAACCTCACGGTGAACGTGAAGGAGATCGCCCAGCCGTCGCTCTCCGCCTCCCTGATCGGCCAGCAGATCGCCGCCGACATCGAGAAGCGCATGCCGTTCCGTCGCAGCATGAAGATGGCGATCGAGCGGGTGCTGAAGAGCGGCGCCGAGGGGGTGAAGATCACCATCGGCGGACGCCTCAACGGCGCCGAGATCGCCCGCGTGGAGACGCTCGCGAGCGGCAAGATCCCGCTGCACAACCTGCGCGCGGACATCGATTTCGCCCGCGAGACCGCCTATACCATCTACGGCACCATCGGCATCAAGGTATGGGTGAATCGCGGGGAGAAGTTCGCGGCCAAGACCGCCGCCCAGGCCGAAGCCAGGGCCGCCTAA
- a CDS encoding 50S ribosomal protein L22: MEVHAKARYVRVSPRKVRLIIDLVRGMPVARAIAQLTFMKKAAALPVIKLINSAAANAQHNFGLDASSLYVKSIMADGGPVLHRWRARAFGRAAPIRKRMSHVSVTLAPIAGMEGKAPETKKKPAKPAKGGSASVGKPAAMKKAKATT; this comes from the coding sequence ATGGAAGTCCACGCAAAAGCCCGCTACGTCCGCGTGTCGCCCCGCAAGGTGCGCCTCATTATCGATCTCGTGCGCGGCATGCCGGTCGCCCGCGCGATCGCGCAGCTTACCTTCATGAAAAAGGCGGCGGCGCTCCCCGTGATCAAGCTCATCAACTCCGCGGCCGCCAACGCGCAGCACAATTTCGGCCTCGACGCCTCTTCCCTGTACGTGAAGTCGATCATGGCCGACGGCGGCCCGGTCCTGCACCGCTGGCGCGCCCGCGCCTTCGGCCGCGCGGCCCCCATCCGCAAGCGCATGAGCCACGTGAGCGTCACGCTCGCGCCCATCGCGGGGATGGAAGGGAAGGCGCCGGAGACGAAAAAGAAACCCGCCAAGCCCGCCAAAGGCGGATCCGCCTCCGTCGGAAAGCCGGCGGCCATGAAGAAGGCCAAGGCCACCACCTGA